One stretch of Micromonospora cremea DNA includes these proteins:
- a CDS encoding fibronectin type III domain-containing protein, with translation MASIEDAARTDAPRSRSRLRGGLVTVGTVAALLAAMGLTVLGLGAADNAVANYDASSWLWSAARSELARVNGVTARVDTRTEVPNARRHPMQVTQTDRLLILRDLQTGQVSSLDLATLQLTATSRTTPGLGVSVALHEDAAFVVDAVQGIVRQLDPRSLAPVGEPVRYPPGITGGTFDGEGRLWIAVPSEGTVSAVTAAKLPSAPASAAPAGAGLSPERVETYDVAEASHELVVSTLDDGVAVLDRTAGKLVRVQGGKVHPTPLKLTGPAALPARTSGSRVPVTVSAERRVLVVGDAGEERAITVPGSGDRLSPAVAWADRFYCADEATGTIYSFDSGGQLVDTIRGRANGPLELEVRENHLFINSPDSATARVVDDKHQVREVNKYANDVLGGDPPPAPPPPPPPKKPRVGKPSAPRSVTAAAGNAQARVSWRPAAANGAEIMKYVVQGAGQRLEVGANQRAVEVKGLTNGETYRFAVHAVNAKGDGPSRNSNPVTPTAAVPDPPASVTAQERPDGTVLVKWPAANGQGNKIAKYAVTASSAGTNAPAGESTKTELVVPAGELEFGTQYAFTVVAVNDKGAGSAASPVSNTVVPFAAPGRPLELRAGTVAAQPGAITVQWAPAEANGRPVTKYLVDVGGRSSEVTDTRTTVTGLGNGQNVTVKVKAVNEAGSGPEATTTARTVAEPRVTVTGSSATATSATVTFTVDAGGGQATCSVSTPGEPAKAGPCSSITVPGLNPGTKYTFTVTASNAAGKGTATRGQDTDPLYGVATCNNGPDGDQRTYCDQEVSGRNGNEIFRVTRQDNDQQEGWAKPGTRLKAYCKKSGQNVDSWIYNNQKQSTWWVQVEYSGKNYIPWAWLNLEGGDNINVLPTC, from the coding sequence GTGGCCAGCATCGAGGACGCCGCGCGCACCGACGCCCCCCGTTCGCGGTCCCGGCTGCGCGGCGGGCTGGTGACCGTGGGCACGGTGGCCGCGCTGCTGGCCGCCATGGGGCTGACCGTCCTCGGGTTGGGCGCGGCGGACAACGCGGTGGCCAACTACGACGCGAGTTCCTGGCTGTGGAGCGCGGCGCGCAGCGAGCTGGCCCGGGTCAACGGGGTCACCGCCCGCGTCGACACCCGCACCGAGGTCCCCAACGCCCGCCGGCACCCCATGCAGGTCACCCAGACCGACCGGCTGCTGATCCTGCGCGACCTGCAGACCGGGCAGGTCAGCTCACTGGACCTGGCCACCCTGCAGCTCACCGCGACCAGCCGGACCACCCCCGGGCTGGGCGTGAGCGTCGCCCTGCACGAGGACGCGGCGTTCGTCGTGGACGCCGTGCAGGGGATCGTGCGCCAGCTCGACCCGCGGTCGCTGGCGCCGGTCGGCGAGCCGGTCCGCTACCCGCCGGGCATCACCGGCGGCACCTTCGACGGCGAGGGCCGGCTCTGGATCGCGGTGCCCAGCGAGGGCACGGTGTCGGCGGTCACCGCCGCGAAGCTGCCGTCCGCGCCGGCCTCGGCCGCGCCCGCCGGTGCCGGGCTCAGCCCGGAGCGGGTCGAGACGTACGACGTCGCCGAGGCCAGTCACGAGCTGGTGGTCTCCACGCTGGACGACGGGGTCGCGGTGCTCGATCGCACCGCCGGGAAGCTGGTGCGGGTGCAGGGCGGCAAGGTGCACCCGACGCCCCTGAAGCTGACCGGTCCGGCGGCGCTGCCGGCCCGCACCAGCGGCTCGCGCGTCCCGGTCACCGTGTCGGCCGAGCGGCGGGTGCTGGTGGTGGGTGACGCCGGCGAGGAGCGGGCGATCACCGTGCCGGGCAGCGGCGACCGGCTCAGCCCGGCGGTGGCCTGGGCGGACAGGTTCTACTGCGCCGACGAGGCCACCGGCACCATCTACTCCTTCGACTCCGGCGGTCAACTGGTCGACACCATCCGTGGCCGGGCGAACGGGCCGCTGGAGCTGGAGGTGCGGGAAAACCATCTCTTCATCAACTCCCCGGACTCGGCGACCGCTCGGGTGGTGGACGACAAGCACCAGGTGCGCGAGGTCAACAAGTACGCCAACGACGTGCTCGGCGGCGACCCGCCGCCCGCTCCCCCGCCGCCACCTCCGCCGAAGAAGCCCCGGGTGGGCAAGCCGAGCGCGCCGCGCAGCGTCACCGCCGCCGCCGGCAACGCCCAGGCCCGGGTGAGCTGGCGGCCGGCCGCCGCGAACGGCGCCGAGATCATGAAGTACGTGGTGCAGGGCGCCGGCCAGCGCCTGGAGGTCGGTGCCAACCAGCGGGCGGTGGAGGTCAAGGGGCTGACCAACGGCGAGACGTACCGGTTCGCGGTGCACGCCGTGAACGCCAAGGGCGACGGCCCGTCGCGCAACAGCAACCCCGTCACCCCGACCGCCGCCGTGCCCGACCCGCCCGCGAGCGTCACCGCCCAGGAGCGGCCGGACGGCACCGTGCTGGTGAAGTGGCCGGCGGCGAACGGGCAGGGCAACAAGATCGCGAAGTACGCGGTGACGGCCAGCTCGGCCGGGACGAACGCGCCGGCCGGCGAATCGACGAAGACGGAGCTGGTGGTGCCCGCCGGGGAGCTGGAGTTCGGCACCCAGTACGCGTTCACCGTGGTCGCGGTCAACGACAAGGGCGCCGGCTCGGCGGCCTCGCCGGTCAGCAACACGGTGGTGCCGTTCGCGGCGCCCGGCCGACCACTCGAATTGCGGGCCGGCACGGTCGCCGCCCAGCCCGGCGCGATCACCGTGCAGTGGGCGCCGGCCGAGGCGAACGGCCGACCGGTGACCAAATACCTGGTGGACGTCGGCGGGCGCAGCAGCGAGGTGACCGACACCCGGACCACCGTCACCGGGCTGGGCAACGGCCAGAACGTCACCGTGAAGGTGAAGGCGGTCAACGAGGCCGGGTCCGGCCCGGAGGCCACCACCACCGCCCGCACGGTCGCCGAACCACGGGTCACCGTCACCGGCTCGTCGGCCACCGCCACCTCGGCGACCGTCACGTTCACCGTGGACGCCGGCGGCGGGCAGGCCACCTGCTCGGTGAGCACGCCGGGCGAGCCGGCGAAGGCCGGGCCGTGCTCCAGCATCACGGTGCCGGGCCTGAATCCGGGCACGAAGTACACGTTCACGGTGACCGCCAGCAACGCCGCCGGCAAGGGCACCGCGACCAGAGGGCAGGACACCGACCCGCTGTACGGCGTCGCCACCTGCAACAACGGGCCGGACGGTGACCAGCGGACCTACTGCGACCAGGAAGTGAGCGGCCGCAACGGCAACGAGATCTTCAGGGTCACCCGGCAGGACAACGACCAGCAGGAGGGTTGGGCGAAGCCCGGCACTCGGCTGAAGGCGTACTGCAAGAAGTCCGGCCAGAACGTCGACTCGTGGATCTACAACAACCAGAAGCAGAGCACCTGGTGGGTGCAGGTCGAGTACAGCGGGAAGAACTACATCCCCTGGGCCTGGCTCAACCTGGAGGGCGGCGACAACATCAACGTCCTGCCCACCTGCTAG
- a CDS encoding AAA family ATPase, producing the protein MNTHEPLTQPEVQGFAALAARLAENVNAVVLGKPQVVRLALTALFAQGHVLLEDVPGVGKTTLARAIAATVKGQWRRIQFTPDLLPSDVSGVTIFNQATRDFEFHPGPVFANIVIADEINRASPKTQSALLEVMEERTVTVDGVRHPVPAPFLVVATQNPVEMDGTYRLPEAQLDRFLVKLSVGYPDEAVEVEVLRGATVRSPEALTPVTDTATIGEMVRMARRVHIAEPLYAYAVRLAAATRTHQHVRVGVSPRGVIALTRAACAYALIGGRGWIMPEDLKALAEPVFAHRLLLTPDAQVRGMTAAEVLRQAIASVPVPLPSGQPAPVQG; encoded by the coding sequence GTGAACACCCACGAGCCGCTCACCCAGCCGGAGGTGCAGGGCTTCGCCGCGCTGGCCGCCCGGCTGGCCGAGAACGTCAACGCGGTGGTGCTCGGCAAGCCCCAGGTGGTCCGGCTGGCGCTGACCGCGCTCTTCGCGCAGGGTCACGTGCTCCTGGAGGACGTCCCCGGCGTCGGCAAGACGACCCTGGCGCGGGCCATCGCCGCCACCGTGAAGGGTCAGTGGCGGCGCATCCAGTTCACCCCCGACCTGCTGCCCTCCGACGTGTCCGGGGTGACGATCTTCAACCAGGCGACCCGGGACTTCGAGTTCCATCCCGGGCCGGTCTTCGCCAACATCGTCATCGCCGACGAGATCAACCGGGCGTCGCCGAAGACCCAGTCGGCGCTGCTGGAGGTGATGGAGGAGCGCACCGTCACCGTGGACGGGGTCCGGCACCCGGTGCCCGCGCCGTTCCTGGTGGTCGCCACGCAGAACCCGGTGGAGATGGACGGCACCTACCGGCTGCCCGAGGCGCAGCTGGACCGCTTCCTGGTCAAGCTCTCCGTGGGCTACCCGGACGAGGCGGTCGAGGTGGAGGTGCTGCGCGGCGCGACCGTCCGCTCCCCCGAGGCGCTCACCCCGGTCACCGACACCGCCACCATCGGGGAGATGGTCCGGATGGCCCGCCGGGTGCACATCGCCGAGCCGCTCTACGCGTACGCGGTCCGGTTGGCCGCCGCCACCCGCACCCACCAGCACGTGCGCGTCGGGGTCAGCCCCCGGGGCGTCATCGCGCTGACCCGCGCCGCGTGCGCGTACGCGCTGATCGGCGGGCGTGGGTGGATCATGCCGGAGGACCTGAAGGCGCTCGCCGAACCGGTGTTCGCCCACCGGCTGCTGCTCACCCCGGACGCCCAGGTGCGTGGGATGACCGCCGCGGAGGTGCTGCGCCAGGCCATCGCCTCGGTGCCGGTGCCGCTGCCGTCGGGGCAGCCCGCGCCGGTGCAGGGCTGA